A window of Bacillus spongiae contains these coding sequences:
- a CDS encoding DUF3900 domain-containing protein, whose amino-acid sequence MDFTISYLSFYVVQVEGSGEEAHKKYKHYQTMDTTGYEQSPLKTFLDGELARIVKRKVDRHAKSDNAPTKIGRFIVEQGHDLTSNPNYNLFHKARFAESTEKFREMTDAFAQTYIDTSAVRGGVFLVVSAKLTKFFDDPFLFMLKCDFEPKVASITDEATMIHNVELAITTKNMKSIVYPYMPEEGMMDPVELKIHQASHARYFEDFLKFIEYERSMPEIVKTQVIEMVSDHIEEVFEAESTEKAEFEEAVEHWAVSPKRELQERLTTEQVIEATQHIVEQAPEVELKLKLDHISVKSLLSDFGDTVHLAKVNGRYVLMIESEQITFEKGFSPIEFHRPDDLHSVIEKIAKK is encoded by the coding sequence ATGGATTTTACGATAAGCTATTTATCCTTTTACGTAGTACAAGTTGAAGGATCCGGAGAAGAAGCACATAAAAAATATAAACACTACCAAACAATGGACACAACAGGGTATGAACAAAGTCCACTTAAAACCTTTCTAGATGGTGAACTGGCTCGTATCGTGAAGCGAAAGGTCGATCGACACGCCAAATCGGATAATGCCCCAACGAAGATTGGGCGCTTCATCGTTGAACAAGGACATGACTTAACTTCCAATCCTAATTACAACCTATTCCATAAGGCACGATTCGCAGAGTCAACTGAAAAATTCCGAGAAATGACAGATGCTTTCGCACAAACCTATATCGATACAAGTGCTGTTCGGGGAGGTGTTTTCTTAGTCGTTTCAGCGAAATTAACAAAATTCTTTGATGACCCTTTCTTATTTATGCTGAAATGTGATTTTGAACCGAAAGTAGCAAGTATTACGGACGAAGCGACGATGATCCATAACGTTGAATTGGCCATTACAACGAAAAACATGAAAAGTATCGTCTATCCATATATGCCAGAGGAAGGGATGATGGATCCCGTGGAGTTAAAAATTCACCAAGCTTCACATGCTCGATATTTTGAAGATTTTTTAAAGTTTATTGAATATGAGCGATCGATGCCTGAAATCGTAAAAACTCAGGTGATTGAAATGGTCAGTGACCATATCGAAGAAGTATTTGAAGCTGAGAGTACGGAAAAAGCGGAGTTTGAAGAAGCTGTAGAGCATTGGGCCGTCAGTCCAAAAAGAGAGCTTCAAGAGAGGCTAACGACTGAACAAGTAATAGAGGCCACTCAACACATTGTTGAACAAGCACCTGAAGTTGAGCTTAAACTTAAGCTAGATCATATTTCAGTCAAGTCATTATTATCCGATTTTGGTGATACAGTTCATCTCGCAAAAGTCAACGGGCGGTACGTTCTTATGATTGAATCAGAACAAATTACGTTCGAAAAAGGCTTCTCACCTATCGAATTTCATAGACCAGATGATTTACACTCTGTTATTGAAAAAATTGCAAAGAAATAA
- a CDS encoding GNAT family N-acetyltransferase translates to MGHCGLRYIDNSEYIETIHLLYPRYWGKGIGTEAGKAVVQYAFNTL, encoded by the coding sequence ATGGGTCATTGTGGTTTAAGATATATTGATAATTCAGAATATATAGAAACTATCCATCTTCTTTATCCAAGGTACTGGGGAAAAGGAATAGGAACAGAAGCAGGAAAGGCAGTCGTTCAATATGCTTTTAACACTCTCTAA
- a CDS encoding NAD(P)-dependent alcohol dehydrogenase: MMKENLMRGIVYEEYGAPEVLRIKQLKKPIPKESEVLIKVHASTVTRGDVRMRAFSVPVIQWPFARLYLGMFKPKRSILGMELAGEIEEIGEQVTKFKVGDKVFASTLEEDFGGYAEYKRMPEDGLLTLMPDHLPFGEAAASVGAGMTVIRCLEKADIQQGQEVLIYGASGAVGSTAVQIAKNHYGAKITAVCSTKNQELAKELGAEYVIDYTKQDLTQLNKKYDVLFDAVAKLPKSKAKKVIRKTGVYLNVHKDTGSRKTKIEELLKLRKLIAEGKYKPYIDRVYPMEEIVQAHRYVDLGHKKGNVVIEMMT, translated from the coding sequence ATGATGAAAGAGAACCTTATGAGAGGGATAGTCTATGAAGAATATGGTGCGCCAGAAGTACTTCGTATAAAACAACTTAAAAAGCCGATACCAAAGGAATCGGAAGTATTAATAAAAGTCCACGCTTCTACAGTTACAAGAGGAGACGTAAGAATGCGAGCCTTCTCCGTACCAGTTATTCAATGGCCCTTTGCCCGATTGTATCTTGGAATGTTCAAGCCTAAAAGATCCATATTGGGGATGGAATTAGCAGGAGAAATCGAGGAAATTGGAGAACAAGTGACGAAGTTTAAGGTTGGGGATAAAGTATTTGCTTCTACATTGGAAGAGGATTTTGGTGGCTATGCGGAATATAAAAGAATGCCTGAAGATGGACTACTGACTTTGATGCCTGATCATTTACCCTTTGGCGAAGCCGCTGCTTCTGTTGGAGCTGGAATGACTGTCATTCGTTGTCTTGAAAAAGCCGATATTCAACAGGGCCAAGAAGTGCTTATATATGGTGCTTCAGGTGCAGTAGGTTCAACTGCAGTACAGATTGCCAAAAACCATTACGGCGCAAAGATAACAGCTGTATGTAGTACAAAGAATCAAGAGCTAGCTAAGGAATTAGGTGCAGAATATGTGATTGATTATACTAAGCAGGATCTTACACAATTAAATAAGAAGTATGATGTTCTATTTGATGCTGTAGCAAAGTTACCAAAGTCAAAAGCAAAGAAAGTTATAAGAAAAACTGGTGTTTACCTTAATGTTCACAAGGATACTGGAAGTCGTAAAACAAAAATAGAAGAATTATTGAAGCTGAGAAAATTAATTGCGGAAGGCAAATATAAGCCATATATAGATAGAGTTTATCCGATGGAAGAAATCGTTCAAGCCCATCGATATGTAGACTTAGGTCATAAGAAGGGGAATGTAGTGATTGAGATGATGACGTAG
- a CDS encoding lipase translates to MMKWFVSFLFIGAICVLLSPEKKALSFEGDQNEFPMILVHGLGGWGKEEVKGFNYWGGLRDIEADLNQNGFETHVASIGPVSSNWDRAAELYAYLRGGTVDYGAAHAQEHQHDRFGKTYPGVLDEWDDTNKVHLIGHSMGGQTSRMLGELLKSGSVEEQEFHEANPEGEEMSPLYAGGKDWIHSITTIGTPHNGSAVTDEAGEFVPFLKKFVWKYISLADYYTNDYFNYNFDLDHWGLKRRSGESLSAYVDRLFANSFWETADTSQYDLTTVGAKELNDFMKTYDDVYYFSYTGDATYDSIFTSYRIPLLSMNPILHPAGYLLGRYDNSEFGIDSTWYANDGLVSVPSSQYPSGHPAKKVNVDNPEIGVWNYHDTLYRWDHIDFVGIDLADTLGLSDIHAFYKEIATNLAALPSN, encoded by the coding sequence ATGATGAAATGGTTCGTTAGTTTTTTATTTATTGGAGCAATATGTGTTTTATTATCCCCAGAAAAGAAAGCGCTTTCATTCGAAGGGGATCAGAATGAATTTCCAATGATTCTTGTTCATGGCCTAGGCGGATGGGGAAAGGAAGAGGTGAAGGGATTTAATTATTGGGGAGGGCTTCGAGATATTGAAGCAGACCTTAATCAAAATGGGTTTGAAACACATGTAGCTTCAATTGGACCGGTTTCTAGTAACTGGGATCGAGCGGCAGAATTATATGCCTATCTACGTGGTGGAACAGTTGATTATGGTGCAGCGCACGCTCAGGAACACCAACATGATCGTTTTGGTAAGACATATCCGGGTGTTTTAGATGAATGGGACGATACAAATAAGGTGCATTTAATTGGGCACAGTATGGGGGGACAAACCTCTCGTATGCTTGGAGAATTGTTGAAATCAGGTAGTGTAGAAGAACAAGAATTTCATGAGGCGAATCCTGAGGGAGAGGAGATGTCTCCTTTATATGCTGGTGGAAAAGACTGGATACATAGTATAACTACCATTGGGACACCTCATAATGGATCAGCAGTTACAGATGAAGCGGGGGAGTTTGTTCCTTTTCTCAAAAAATTTGTTTGGAAGTATATTTCATTAGCTGATTATTATACTAATGATTATTTTAATTATAATTTTGATTTGGACCATTGGGGGTTAAAACGTCGTTCAGGAGAGTCACTCTCAGCTTATGTCGATCGATTATTTGCTAATTCGTTTTGGGAAACGGCTGATACGAGTCAATATGATTTAACGACAGTTGGAGCAAAAGAATTAAATGATTTTATGAAGACATATGATGACGTCTACTATTTTTCATACACAGGGGATGCAACCTATGATTCTATTTTCACTTCTTATCGGATCCCGTTACTTTCAATGAATCCGATTCTTCATCCAGCAGGCTATTTATTAGGTAGATATGATAATAGTGAATTTGGAATCGATTCAACGTGGTATGCAAATGACGGACTTGTGAGTGTTCCTTCTTCTCAATATCCGTCCGGACACCCTGCAAAAAAGGTCAATGTTGATAACCCTGAAATAGGGGTTTGGAATTACCATGACACCTTGTATAGGTGGGACCACATAGATTTTGTTGGAATTGATTTAGCGGATACGCTTGGGTTAAGTGATATTCATGCATTTTATAAAGAAATTGCTACAAACCTGGCTGCTTTACCTAGCAATTAA
- a CDS encoding DoxX family protein — protein MDILFLIGRILFSVIFISAGFNHLKDFTNTVEMVKKTKAPFPKLSAAAMSFFSLVGGLSVAFGFYAEIGAFLLFIFLIPTTFIVHSFWRLPDDEKEIQSVHFFKNLALMGTTLMIFYYGSGPFSL, from the coding sequence ATGGATATTTTATTTTTAATTGGAAGGATTTTATTTTCAGTTATTTTTATCTCGGCAGGATTTAATCATTTAAAAGATTTTACAAATACAGTTGAGATGGTGAAGAAAACTAAAGCTCCTTTTCCGAAATTGTCTGCTGCTGCTATGAGTTTCTTTTCCCTAGTAGGTGGTTTAAGTGTTGCTTTTGGCTTCTATGCAGAAATTGGGGCGTTTCTTCTTTTCATTTTTCTAATACCGACAACCTTTATTGTTCACAGTTTTTGGAGATTGCCAGATGATGAGAAGGAAATTCAGAGTGTGCATTTTTTCAAGAACCTTGCTCTAATGGGTACAACATTAATGATTTTTTATTACGGTTCTGGTCCTTTTAGTTTGTAA
- a CDS encoding ABC transporter permease, with the protein MPFFIMRREWKEIFATKSLFLTNMIAPIVLLLAAFLTINYTQEGDIKILLDAIKQVNPQLNVLDSQGTVLLARFYFLFFLIIPAVLPLSLATNSIITEKMTGTLETVLVTPITTKHFILGKILAFSIPPVVTTWIMQVVYLLYVYSTFDGAGEFFSPILIICSMFLVPFVSLISVTLSIIVSSKVNNVSAAQQFSILIILPIIAMSISQVVFLSFLSNPLVYIGILAFSVVLSFVAFRLCIGLFSRKNIITKWKS; encoded by the coding sequence GTGCCGTTTTTTATTATGAGACGTGAATGGAAAGAAATTTTTGCTACAAAATCTCTTTTTCTAACAAACATGATTGCACCAATCGTTCTCCTCCTAGCGGCTTTTTTAACTATCAATTATACTCAGGAAGGAGATATTAAAATCCTCTTAGATGCCATCAAGCAAGTAAATCCACAGCTCAATGTACTCGATTCACAAGGAACGGTTCTGCTTGCTCGTTTTTACTTTCTCTTTTTTCTAATCATCCCTGCTGTTCTACCATTATCTCTAGCAACAAACAGTATCATTACTGAAAAGATGACAGGAACTTTAGAAACGGTATTAGTGACCCCGATTACAACAAAGCATTTTATATTAGGGAAAATTTTAGCGTTCTCGATTCCACCGGTCGTGACGACTTGGATTATGCAAGTGGTTTATTTACTATATGTTTATTCCACATTTGATGGAGCAGGTGAATTCTTTTCACCAATTTTGATCATTTGTTCGATGTTTTTAGTGCCGTTTGTTTCATTAATTAGTGTAACTTTAAGCATCATCGTTTCATCAAAAGTGAATAATGTTTCAGCAGCACAGCAGTTTAGTATCTTGATTATCTTGCCAATTATTGCGATGTCCATTAGTCAGGTTGTCTTTCTTTCATTTTTGTCCAATCCATTAGTTTACATTGGTATTCTTGCTTTCTCTGTTGTTCTTTCATTTGTCGCTTTTCGTTTATGCATCGGGTTATTTAGTCGAAAAAATATTATTACTAAATGGAAGTCCTAA
- a CDS encoding ABC transporter ATP-binding protein: MEYAVELENLSKSFGNQEVLKKISFKVPKGTVFGLLGPNGAGKTTAIRIMSCLMEPTGGDVRILGKSIHSNRKEIRRIVGCVTESPGIYNRLSVWDNLEFFAHCYELPKNERSLRIETLLKQFNLWKRKDDPAGSLSKGMKQKVSIICALLHDPEVLFFDEITANLDPISIREMKNQIKDWVNSGKTIIYCSHTLSEVDELCHQFAIIDGNVISLTTPQKFREEWSMYNVSMKLESNHSQAEMIFRNAPEIVAFEQDGGEYKLKVDNPDSNNYQLLKKLVSLNIPVTYIQKISVTLEDSYHALLKSDRGEI, from the coding sequence TTGGAGTATGCGGTTGAACTAGAAAATTTGAGTAAATCTTTTGGAAATCAAGAAGTACTAAAGAAGATTAGCTTTAAGGTTCCTAAGGGAACTGTTTTTGGGCTGTTAGGACCGAATGGGGCTGGGAAAACAACAGCGATACGAATCATGTCCTGTTTAATGGAACCAACAGGTGGAGATGTGAGAATATTAGGAAAATCCATTCATTCCAATCGAAAGGAGATTAGGAGAATCGTAGGGTGTGTGACTGAGTCACCTGGAATTTATAACAGATTGTCGGTATGGGACAACCTAGAATTTTTCGCACACTGTTATGAGCTGCCCAAAAATGAGCGAAGTCTTCGAATCGAAACGCTTTTGAAACAATTTAATCTTTGGAAGCGGAAAGATGATCCGGCTGGGAGCCTTTCAAAAGGGATGAAGCAGAAGGTTTCAATTATTTGTGCATTATTACATGACCCTGAAGTTCTCTTCTTTGATGAAATAACTGCAAACCTCGACCCAATAAGTATCCGTGAAATGAAGAATCAAATCAAAGATTGGGTAAATTCTGGAAAAACCATTATTTATTGTTCTCACACTCTATCGGAGGTGGATGAACTATGCCATCAATTTGCCATTATTGATGGAAATGTAATTAGTTTGACGACTCCACAAAAATTTAGAGAAGAATGGTCCATGTACAATGTGTCAATGAAGCTTGAATCAAATCATAGTCAAGCTGAAATGATATTCCGAAATGCACCAGAAATTGTGGCGTTTGAACAAGATGGAGGAGAATACAAACTAAAAGTAGATAATCCTGACAGTAATAATTATCAATTGCTTAAAAAGCTAGTCTCTTTAAACATCCCAGTAACCTATATTCAAAAGATATCAGTTACATTAGAAGATTCGTATCACGCCTTACTTAAAAGTGATCGGGGGGAGATATAG
- a CDS encoding dienelactone hydrolase family protein, with the protein MIRIFNQSDTLIIVLHEIYGINQHILDYCEQLSSEGYDIVCPNLLETKVVFDYSKQEEAYQYFQRKIGFQTAQQKVREIVQLNREKYTNLFVVGFSIGATIAWLCSNEQEIAGIVGFYGSRIRDYVKIDPQCPVLLFFSEEEQSFNVEKVMEKIKHPNIELYREEGHHGFCDPYSLYYRNDLAQRTFDKTKAFLLEKIRLPR; encoded by the coding sequence TTGATTCGTATCTTTAATCAGTCTGATACCTTAATCATTGTGCTACACGAAATTTATGGCATCAATCAGCATATACTCGATTACTGCGAGCAATTATCTTCTGAAGGTTATGATATTGTCTGTCCAAACTTACTAGAAACAAAGGTTGTTTTTGACTATTCAAAACAAGAGGAAGCTTATCAATATTTTCAGCGTAAAATTGGGTTTCAGACTGCACAACAAAAAGTAAGAGAAATCGTACAATTGAATAGAGAAAAATATACAAACCTATTTGTTGTAGGCTTTAGTATTGGGGCAACAATTGCTTGGTTATGTAGTAATGAGCAAGAAATAGCGGGCATCGTAGGGTTTTATGGCTCACGCATTCGAGACTATGTGAAAATAGATCCGCAATGTCCGGTGTTATTATTTTTCTCAGAAGAGGAACAATCATTTAATGTCGAGAAAGTAATGGAAAAAATTAAACACCCAAATATTGAGTTATATAGAGAAGAAGGGCATCATGGGTTTTGTGACCCCTATTCCTTATATTACCGTAACGATTTAGCTCAAAGAACGTTTGATAAAACAAAGGCGTTTTTACTAGAAAAAATACGACTACCAAGATAG
- a CDS encoding putative quinol monooxygenase, with protein MSKFGLFVKFTVREGERDTLVNILLEAAESMQQLNECQIYLVNVSDDEPNSVFVYEVWSDENAHQASLSLEGTQLLIKRSKPIITGMERISTLQPKGGKGISN; from the coding sequence ATGAGCAAATTTGGATTGTTTGTAAAATTTACAGTAAGAGAAGGAGAGCGTGACACATTGGTAAATATTCTATTGGAGGCAGCAGAATCGATGCAGCAATTGAATGAATGCCAAATATATTTAGTTAATGTTTCTGACGATGAACCAAATTCTGTATTTGTTTATGAAGTGTGGAGCGATGAGAATGCGCATCAAGCATCATTATCACTTGAAGGGACTCAATTATTGATCAAGCGTTCCAAACCAATTATTACAGGAATGGAGAGAATCAGTACTTTGCAGCCGAAGGGAGGAAAGGGCATCTCTAACTAA
- a CDS encoding GNAT family N-acetyltransferase produces MTAVELTSMTEEEFSSYFDEKVERYTEVLSHHVHEEGEEPVVKAAKQLKALLPEGVNTPNHYLFNVNHGSKRIGFVWLKVELNKKSAFLYEIYLFDEYRGKGFGSQVMNDIEKWLIKKGVNYFKLHVFGSNTGARKLYEELGFDLMGINMMKPIGPS; encoded by the coding sequence ATGACCGCTGTTGAACTTACAAGCATGACAGAGGAAGAGTTTAGCTCCTATTTTGATGAAAAGGTGGAAAGATATACGGAAGTTTTATCTCATCATGTTCATGAGGAAGGTGAAGAACCTGTTGTAAAAGCTGCCAAACAACTTAAAGCCCTTTTGCCTGAAGGAGTGAATACACCTAATCATTATTTATTTAACGTTAACCATGGTTCGAAAAGAATTGGTTTTGTATGGCTTAAAGTAGAATTAAACAAAAAGAGTGCCTTTCTTTATGAAATTTACCTCTTTGACGAGTACAGAGGGAAAGGGTTTGGAAGCCAAGTAATGAATGATATAGAGAAGTGGTTAATTAAAAAAGGTGTTAACTATTTTAAACTTCACGTTTTTGGAAGCAATACTGGTGCTAGAAAACTATATGAGGAATTAGGTTTTGACCTTATGGGAATCAATATGATGAAACCAATAGGGCCTTCATAA
- a CDS encoding TIGR04104 family putative zinc finger protein yields the protein MFALQKCENCNELFSWRKIYKSLWVGNKPIKCENCQGEHRIKLSGRFVTSSLTILPMLIFTSFLSPFSNPLLSLCIGLIIFFIGSLFTPYFVKYTWMK from the coding sequence GTGTTTGCTTTGCAAAAATGTGAGAACTGTAACGAGCTATTTAGTTGGCGTAAAATTTATAAATCGTTATGGGTAGGAAATAAACCGATTAAATGTGAGAACTGTCAGGGAGAGCATAGGATAAAGCTTTCTGGTAGATTCGTCACTTCATCTTTAACGATTTTACCTATGCTTATATTTACTTCCTTCCTATCACCCTTTAGTAATCCTCTTTTATCTTTATGTATAGGACTCATCATATTCTTCATCGGGTCTTTATTTACTCCTTATTTCGTAAAATACACATGGATGAAATAA
- a CDS encoding helix-turn-helix transcriptional regulator — translation MTKVINHIREIRQQRGITQVKMAEDLQITRQTINAIEKQKYNPSLELALKIIDYFNVSIEEVFYLENRKEKKG, via the coding sequence GTGACGAAAGTAATTAACCATATTAGGGAAATACGACAGCAAAGAGGAATCACACAAGTGAAGATGGCAGAAGATCTGCAAATTACTCGTCAAACGATTAATGCTATTGAAAAACAGAAATATAACCCTAGTCTTGAATTGGCATTGAAAATAATCGATTATTTTAACGTTTCAATTGAAGAAGTCTTTTATTTAGAAAACAGAAAGGAGAAGAAGGGATGA
- a CDS encoding pirin family protein, with translation MSSKPTFNREVREFWYPKYSKNGYPHVQQGIILNPEKNEEFSPFILMAEDWYKRGIFSDHPHRGFQTVTYVVDGRLEHIDNAGGYSLLDAGDVQYMNAGWAARHAEEAFDDDLIHTLQVWLNLPKSLKQTETSYQNIRVEDAPVVNIDGGTVRVYSGEIAGATGPMKSLVPITMSEITLREGTDYTHVLPENHNSFLYMLAGEMEFGESKTKIAKTGAATLSFNEEGTVSNRSELKIKAVSKSKVLIYSGVPIREEIAFGGPFVMNSQEEIREAFRDLQRGVFGPSAVKK, from the coding sequence ATGTCAAGTAAACCAACATTTAATAGAGAAGTAAGAGAATTTTGGTATCCAAAATATAGTAAAAATGGATATCCTCATGTTCAACAAGGGATTATTTTAAACCCTGAAAAAAATGAAGAATTTTCCCCATTTATTTTGATGGCTGAAGACTGGTATAAGCGTGGAATCTTCTCCGACCATCCTCACCGAGGCTTTCAAACTGTAACATATGTGGTTGATGGAAGGCTTGAACATATCGACAATGCTGGCGGTTATAGCCTGTTGGACGCTGGCGATGTTCAATACATGAATGCAGGTTGGGCAGCTAGACATGCGGAAGAGGCTTTTGATGATGATCTTATTCATACTTTACAAGTGTGGCTGAATCTGCCAAAAAGTCTGAAACAAACAGAAACAAGTTATCAAAATATTCGCGTTGAAGATGCACCTGTTGTGAATATCGATGGTGGAACGGTTCGTGTATATTCAGGTGAAATCGCTGGAGCAACTGGACCGATGAAAAGTTTGGTGCCAATTACAATGTCAGAAATCACTCTCCGTGAGGGTACGGACTATACACATGTTTTGCCTGAGAATCATAATTCATTTTTGTACATGTTGGCAGGAGAGATGGAGTTTGGAGAAAGTAAAACTAAGATAGCTAAAACTGGAGCCGCTACCTTGTCCTTTAATGAAGAAGGTACCGTGTCTAACCGTAGTGAATTAAAAATAAAGGCCGTATCCAAGTCCAAAGTATTGATCTATTCAGGCGTTCCTATTCGAGAAGAAATAGCTTTTGGTGGACCATTTGTAATGAACTCGCAGGAAGAGATTAGGGAGGCATTTCGAGATCTCCAGCGAGGAGTATTTGGCCCATCTGCTGTAAAAAAGTAA
- a CDS encoding TetR/AcrR family transcriptional regulator → MIEGNTDLRSVRTRKFIIDSLIELLEKKDFNSIKISDITSGAMINRATFYHHFLDKYDLLEKVIKEVLIENVLQELSNNKEFNEEMLKSLFISITKFHMSLSDRCQRSYHDMAVNIETILKKELEQIILQSLLNKYPDQSDEKLRMIATMLSWMIYGASIDWKQNSNKSPEDYLEYASLSIRELLRME, encoded by the coding sequence ATGATTGAGGGAAACACAGACCTACGTTCAGTTCGAACTAGGAAATTCATTATTGATTCTTTGATAGAACTCTTGGAAAAAAAGGATTTCAATAGTATTAAAATCAGTGATATTACGTCAGGGGCCATGATTAATCGAGCAACCTTTTATCACCATTTTCTCGATAAATATGATTTGCTTGAAAAAGTAATAAAAGAAGTTTTAATTGAGAATGTACTTCAGGAACTGTCGAATAATAAAGAATTCAATGAGGAAATGCTGAAGAGTTTATTCATATCCATTACAAAATTTCACATGAGCTTATCTGACCGATGCCAGAGAAGTTATCATGATATGGCTGTCAATATAGAAACTATATTAAAAAAGGAACTTGAACAGATAATCTTACAATCACTATTAAATAAGTATCCGGATCAAAGTGATGAAAAGCTAAGAATGATTGCCACTATGTTAAGTTGGATGATCTACGGAGCTTCAATTGATTGGAAGCAGAACAGCAATAAATCACCAGAAGATTATTTGGAATATGCAAGTTTGTCTATTAGGGAATTATTAAGAATGGAATAG
- a CDS encoding outer spore coat protein CotE yields the protein MAEFREIITKAVVAKGRKFTQSHHTISPPQHPSSILGCWIINHEYEARKDGKKVEISGSYDINVWYSYSDNSKTAVVTETVEYTDVIKLKYRDPDCLDDKEVVATVLQQPNCVEAVISPNGNKVIVHVEREFIVEVIGETKIFVQFDPEGTEDEEWDFEVDDEEFEELDPDFLLDVEE from the coding sequence ATGGCAGAATTCAGAGAGATTATTACAAAGGCGGTCGTAGCGAAGGGGCGAAAATTTACACAGTCCCATCATACGATTAGTCCACCACAACATCCATCGAGCATTTTAGGCTGCTGGATCATAAATCATGAGTATGAAGCACGCAAGGATGGGAAGAAGGTTGAAATTTCCGGTTCGTATGATATCAATGTGTGGTATTCCTATAGCGATAATTCAAAAACAGCCGTTGTAACGGAAACGGTTGAATACACAGATGTCATTAAGCTAAAATACCGAGATCCAGATTGTCTAGATGACAAAGAAGTGGTTGCAACAGTTCTGCAACAGCCAAATTGTGTAGAAGCCGTCATCTCGCCTAATGGAAATAAGGTTATTGTACACGTGGAAAGAGAATTTATTGTTGAAGTGATTGGCGAAACGAAAATCTTTGTTCAATTCGATCCTGAAGGAACCGAAGATGAAGAATGGGATTTTGAAGTTGACGATGAGGAATTCGAAGAACTGGATCCAGATTTCTTACTAGATGTTGAGGAGTAA